A part of Bacteroidota bacterium genomic DNA contains:
- a CDS encoding acetyl-CoA carboxylase carboxyltransferase subunit alpha → MVFLDFEKPVEELSKELEKLKEVASKSKVDLSKSVTELEEKIQDKIIELYSNLTPWQRVQVSRHPERPYTLAYIEHVSNKSFIELHGDRTVADDKAMVGGWGEIDGQTVMFIGQQKGINTKMRQIRRFGMANPEGYRKALRLMKMAEKFNKPIVTFIDTPGAYPGLEAEERGQGEAIAKNLLEMVQLKVPVICIIIGEGASGGALGIGIGDKVLMLENTWYSVISPESCSSILWRSWNFKERAAEALKLTADDMSKHGLIDGIIKEPVGGAHRDPQATFETVKREIKKHLNDLSKISAEERINQRIEKFGAMGVVHELD, encoded by the coding sequence ATGGTATTTCTTGATTTTGAAAAGCCCGTTGAAGAGCTAAGCAAAGAGTTGGAAAAGCTGAAGGAAGTGGCTTCAAAAAGCAAAGTAGATTTGTCAAAATCTGTTACTGAACTCGAAGAAAAGATTCAAGATAAAATTATTGAACTGTATTCGAATTTAACTCCCTGGCAACGCGTTCAGGTGAGCCGTCACCCTGAGCGACCATACACGCTTGCTTATATTGAGCATGTATCTAATAAATCATTTATTGAATTACATGGCGATCGCACCGTAGCCGATGATAAAGCCATGGTTGGCGGTTGGGGCGAAATTGACGGACAAACCGTAATGTTTATTGGTCAGCAAAAAGGTATCAATACTAAAATGCGTCAGATCCGTCGCTTTGGTATGGCGAATCCTGAAGGTTACCGTAAAGCTTTACGCCTAATGAAAATGGCGGAAAAATTTAATAAGCCAATCGTTACATTTATTGATACCCCTGGTGCTTATCCGGGTTTGGAAGCAGAGGAACGCGGACAAGGCGAAGCCATTGCTAAAAACCTTTTAGAAATGGTGCAGTTAAAGGTTCCTGTAATTTGTATTATCATTGGAGAAGGAGCAAGTGGTGGAGCGTTAGGAATTGGTATTGGTGATAAAGTATTGATGTTGGAAAATACCTGGTATTCGGTTATTTCTCCGGAATCATGTTCTTCTATTTTATGGCGCAGTTGGAACTTTAAAGAACGTGCCGCTGAAGCTTTAAAGTTAACGGCTGATGATATGAGCAAGCACGGACTCATCGACGGTATTATTAAAGAACCAGTTGGTGGTGCACATCGTGATCCTCAAGCAACCTTTGAAACAGTTAAGCGGGAAATAAAAAAACATTTAAACGATTTAAGTAAAATAAGCGCAGAAGAACGCATCAATCAACGTATCGAAAAATTCGGTGCTATGGGAGTTGTTCACGAACTCGACTAA
- a CDS encoding response regulator transcription factor produces the protein MAKVLIADQNYLSRVGAELLISSLKGYDLLPSVVSESEDLNKTIQFLKPDLLILDYYSLNISFSQLKALTSKFKNLKVLAITEPLGKAEMNNALKSGVNSHLLKECDREEIIEAIVATLNNERFLCGKIASVLTSAEEIVSNKSLIKTFSCEGLSVTEREIEIIKYIAEGLSNKQIADKLNLSTHTVNTHRKNIMNKLEVNNTAGIVMYAVKNQLLETNHFLFSN, from the coding sequence ATGGCGAAAGTACTGATAGCAGATCAAAATTACCTCTCAAGAGTAGGCGCTGAGCTTTTAATCAGCAGCTTAAAGGGGTATGATTTATTGCCTTCGGTTGTTTCTGAATCGGAGGATTTAAATAAAACCATACAGTTTTTGAAACCCGATTTATTAATTCTTGATTATTATTCATTAAATATTTCTTTCAGTCAGTTGAAAGCGCTTACTTCTAAATTTAAAAATTTAAAAGTGCTTGCCATCACCGAGCCTCTTGGGAAAGCTGAAATGAATAACGCACTTAAATCGGGTGTAAATAGTCATTTATTAAAAGAATGTGATCGCGAGGAAATTATTGAAGCAATTGTAGCAACCTTAAATAATGAGCGTTTCCTTTGCGGAAAAATAGCTTCTGTCTTAACTTCAGCCGAAGAAATTGTTTCCAATAAGTCTCTTATTAAAACCTTCTCTTGCGAAGGATTAAGTGTTACAGAGCGCGAGATTGAAATCATTAAATACATTGCCGAAGGTTTGTCTAACAAACAAATTGCCGATAAATTAAATTTAAGTACGCATACAGTTAACACGCATCGTAAAAACATCATGAATAAACTGGAGGTAAATAATACCGCCGGAATTGTGATGTATGCCGTAAAAAATCAACTGTTGGAAACTAATCACTTTTTGTTTTCTAATTAA
- the efp gene encoding elongation factor P — protein MADTGDIGVGSVIRFNGELMQIMEYQHRTPGNLRAFYQAKMRNLKTGKQMENRFRSGELVDIVRVEYKMMQFIYPEGDFAVVMDTETYEQIHVPMMLFGDGAKFLKEGMEVKVVFEEGENVILAEAPTFVEAQITYAEPGVKGDTATNTLKPAKIDSGTEIMVPLFLNEGDWVKVDTRTGAYVERIKK, from the coding sequence ATGGCAGATACCGGTGATATTGGAGTAGGCTCAGTAATCAGATTCAATGGTGAATTAATGCAGATTATGGAATATCAGCACCGCACTCCCGGAAACTTACGCGCATTCTATCAGGCTAAAATGCGTAACCTAAAAACAGGTAAGCAAATGGAAAACCGTTTCCGTAGCGGAGAGTTGGTGGATATTGTTCGTGTAGAATATAAAATGATGCAGTTCATTTATCCGGAAGGTGATTTTGCTGTTGTAATGGATACAGAAACCTACGAACAGATTCACGTGCCAATGATGTTATTCGGTGATGGCGCTAAATTTTTGAAAGAAGGTATGGAAGTGAAAGTTGTGTTTGAAGAAGGTGAGAATGTTATTCTTGCGGAAGCTCCAACTTTTGTTGAGGCACAAATCACCTATGCTGAACCCGGAGTTAAAGGTGATACAGCTACTAACACATTAAAACCTGCTAAAATAGATTCAGGTACAGAAATTATGGTTCCTTTATTTTTAAATGAAGGTGACTGGGTAAAAGTAGATACCCGCACCGGCGCTTATGTAGAGCGAATTAAAAAATAA
- a CDS encoding ribonuclease Z, with product MQRQAFELLVLGSSSAAPTTHRNPSAQLLNIAERFFLIDCGESTQIQLRKYKAKFQKIDHIFISHLHGDHFFGLPGLLSSMHLLGRKQAITIYAPQELKGIMDLLNTVSETRMNYPINWHFTKDDKKNLLFEDDKVKVFSFPMKHRIFCTGFLFEEKPLPRKIDKAALEKHKVSVADIQRLRNGEDVVNEEGKKIKNKLLTIDPAESRSYAYCSDTIYDVELVKHISGVDLLYHESTFLNDKAERAKETFHSTAEQAAKIAAAAKVKQLMLGHYSARYGDTDVFIAEAEPFFKNLLLASEGKKIKI from the coding sequence ATGCAACGTCAAGCCTTTGAACTTTTAGTTTTAGGGAGTAGTTCTGCTGCTCCAACAACTCATAGAAATCCTTCCGCTCAGTTATTAAATATAGCTGAGCGGTTTTTTTTAATTGATTGCGGAGAATCAACACAAATTCAATTGAGGAAATACAAAGCTAAATTTCAGAAAATAGATCATATTTTCATTTCTCATTTGCATGGCGATCATTTTTTTGGTTTACCCGGATTATTATCCAGCATGCACTTGTTAGGCCGTAAGCAAGCCATCACAATTTATGCTCCGCAGGAACTAAAAGGCATCATGGATTTGCTGAACACCGTTTCTGAAACCAGAATGAATTATCCGATAAACTGGCATTTTACTAAGGATGATAAAAAGAATTTATTGTTTGAAGATGATAAAGTAAAGGTGTTTTCATTCCCCATGAAACATCGGATTTTTTGTACCGGATTTTTGTTTGAAGAAAAACCTTTGCCAAGAAAAATTGATAAAGCTGCTCTCGAAAAACACAAGGTTTCGGTAGCAGATATTCAGCGATTAAGAAATGGTGAAGATGTGGTAAATGAAGAAGGGAAGAAAATAAAAAACAAACTTCTCACCATCGATCCGGCTGAATCAAGAAGTTATGCGTATTGCAGCGATACCATTTATGATGTAGAATTGGTTAAACACATAAGTGGGGTCGATTTACTCTATCACGAGAGTACTTTTTTAAATGACAAAGCAGAACGCGCTAAAGAAACATTCCATTCAACTGCCGAACAGGCTGCTAAAATTGCAGCAGCTGCCAAGGTGAAACAATTAATGTTAGGGCATTATTCGGCCCGGTATGGTGATACCGACGTTTTTATTGCGGAAGCAGAGCCCTTTTTCAAAAACCTACTGTTAGCAAGTGAAGGCAAAAAAATTAAAATTTAG